A genomic segment from Neodiprion lecontei isolate iyNeoLeco1 chromosome 1, iyNeoLeco1.1, whole genome shotgun sequence encodes:
- the LOC107227985 gene encoding peptidyl-alpha-hydroxyglycine alpha-amidating lyase 2, with the protein MTLSTSYLTLFLPLLVLVVVLSEARIINNYGRPRLGETFYEEIRELLRQRLDEIENEVSVFEEEQPPRPEENPTWHGPESLGQISGVAVDRNGRPVIFHRGHHTWEYSTFNASYHYQELTRGPILQNTVLTLDPVTGEVIEGWGKSLFYMPHGLHIDVYGNVWLTDVALHQVFKFRRNARNPSLVLGQRFQPGSDSAHFCQPTTVAVAPAGEIIVADGYCNSRIMVFNAAGGLLEVIPQPGEFLSLQVPHGLALLPELDVVCIADRENMRVTCPNVGLKRSRTRSPPLTIQQPDLGRVFGVASYGNYIYAVNGPTSPMIPVRGFTLDPRTERVVDHWSPLSSKFTQPHAIAVCPNETALYVVEIEPNKVWKFDLIRPDSKK; encoded by the exons ATGACACTTTCGACGAGTTACTTGACGCTCTTCCTTCCCCTTCTGGTGCTCGTCGTCGTCCTTAGCGAGGCTCGAATCATCAACAATTACGGTAGACCCCGTCTCGGCGAAACGTTCTATGAGGAGATAAGAGAACTTTTGCGACAACGACTCGACGAGATAGAG AATGAAGTGTCAGTGTTCGAAGAAGAACAACCACCTCGTCCAGAGGAAAACCCGACTTGGCACGGGCCGGAGAGTTTGGGTCAAATATCCGGTGTCGCCGTGGATCGGAATGGAAGACCCGTGATTTTTCACCGTGGTCATCACACGTGGGAATATTC CACGTTCAACGCGAGTTATCACTACCAAGAGCTGACCCGAGGACCAATTCTTCAGAACACAGTGCTTACCCTCGACCCTGTAACCGGTGAGGTGATCGAAGGCTGGGGAAAGAGTCTCTTTTACATGCCTCACGGTCTGCATATTGATGTCTACGGCAACGTGTGGTTAACGGACGTCGCCCTCCACCAAGTGTTCAAG TTTCGGAGGAATGCCAGAAATCCGAGCCTCGTACTAGGGCAGAGGTTCCAACCCGGTAGCGACTCGGCCCACTTTTGCCAGCCAACAACAGTTGCCGTTGCACCAGCGGGAGAAATAATAGTCGCAGACGGCTACTGCAACAGCCGAATCATGGTCTTCAATGCTGCGGGAGGTCTACTCGAAGTTATTCCTCAGCCCGGAG AATTCTTATCACTGCAAGTACCTCACGGCTTGGCTCTACTTCCGGAACTCGATGTCGTCTGCATTGCTGATCGAGAAAATATGAGAGTTACCTGTCCAAACGTCGGTCTTAAAAGATCGCGGACACGAAGTCCACCCTTAACCATTCAGCAGCCCGATCTGGGAAGAGTGTTCGGTGTCGCATCGTACG GTAATTACATCTACGCCGTGAACGGTCCAACGTCGCCGATGATTCCGGTGAGAGGTTTCACCCTGGATCCTAGAACGGAAAGAGTCGTTGATCACTGGTCACCGCTATCCAGC aaatttacaCAGCCCCATGCCATCGCCGTTTGCCCGAACGAAACTGCTCTCTACGTCGTTGAAATTGAGCCTAACAAGGTTTGGAAGTTCGACCTCATCCGGCCCGATTCTAAGAAGTAA
- the LOC107227984 gene encoding uncharacterized protein LOC107227984, protein MSSNKLNRICQENGIKLCLLLLLAICTRVIFASQSKHVITKRNYSDQSVRGYLAERTCWWNEVCKEEFHSKFRCRCPRWSYCRAPGRYYDAHCSMTRTGYIWTQPETSLAREIQK, encoded by the exons ATGAGCTCCAATAAACTGAACCGGATTTGTCAGGAA AATGGGATCAAGCTTTGCCTCCTTCTGCTGTTGGCGATTTGCACGCGAGTGATCTTCGCATCCCAGTCAAAGCACGTGATAACGAAGCGAAACTACAGTGACCAAAGCGTCAGAGGATATCTGGCGGAG aGGACTTGCTGGTGGAACGAGGTTTGCAAGGAGGAATTTCACAGCAAGTTTCGTTGCCGATGTCCACGATGGTCGTACTGCAGGGCTCCGGGTCGCTACTACGACGCTCATTGCAGCATGACCAGGACCGGGTACATTTGGACCCAACCGGAGACTTCCTTGGCacgagaaattcaaaaatag
- the LOC107227982 gene encoding NADH dehydrogenase [ubiquinone] iron-sulfur protein 4, mitochondrial → MATRLLLRNCTNIVKNGNQQWTAKSLSTGSVRFGDDPNKALSVREPAVKDPSIELNPTEYEKQRALQGYITIEGPENVAVLSGVPEEHIKNRTVRIYEPAKNAMQSGTNNINFWQMDFDTRERWENPLMGWTSSGDPHSNLKVEFATKEEAIAHCEKMGWRYYIQKPNAKTPKPRSYGVNFSWDKRTRVSTK, encoded by the exons ATGGCAACTCGTTTGTTGCTAAGGAACTGTACAAACATTGTTAAAAACGGTAATCAACAATG GACCGCCAAGAGCCTCTCCACAGGTAGCGTTCGCTTTGGAGACGATCCTAACAAGGCACTGAGCGTGCGTGAACCTGCCGTGAAAGACCCGAGTATCGAGTTGAATCCAACGGAATATGAGAAGCAGCGAGCTCTGCAAGGCTATATCACGATTGAGGGGCCGGAAAATGTTGCAGTACTTTCCGGTGTGCCTGAAGAGCACATAAAAAATCGTACCGTTCGTATATACGAGCCTGCAAAAAACGCGATGCAATCTGGAACAAACAATATCAACTTCTGGCAGATGGATTTCGACACTCGCGAACGATGGGAGAATCCGTTGATGGGATGGACTTCTAG CGGGGATCCACATTCCAACTTGAAGGTTGAATTCGCTACCAAGGAGGAGGCGATCGCTCATTGTGAGAAAATGGGATGGCGATATTATATTCAGAAACCCAATGCCAAAACTCCAAAGCCCAGAAGCTACGGAGTAAACTTTTCCTGGGACAAGCGCACTCGGGTTTCTACAAAGTGA